CCTTTTAGTTCCAAATCTTCTGAAGCAACAACTGGCtcatcatttttttttgtaattgtAGAAGTTAAGAAAGAAGATTGTTTTCTAATTGGTCCATTAGTTTGTTTTTCTTCCTCaactttttctttattttcttcctTAACTTTCTCTTCTTCTTTAGTTTCTTCCTTGATTTGTTCTTCGTTTTTCATTAATTGTTCGCTTTTCTCATTTTTCAAATGTTGTTCgctttcttcatttttcatttgtttTTCGTTTTCCGTTGTGGTGCTCATAAATTAAGGGGTCAGtaaatatcaaaatcttaaagttacaatattttctttgcTTATTTTTcctgtttttttaattggtCACTTTTcttacatttatttttaaaaattgaaaattcgTATTAAAGTATGGATTTATTGACAgttaaattacaaaatgtacaattagatttaaaaaacaggAAGATACAAAGTAAGAAGAAGGAAATTAATTCAAcattaaaaagattttatttttttaatatagaGAAATATCAATATAATCTTAATAAGATTCGTttagtattaaaaattaacgacattttaaataaattaaaaacgaaAGTCAACAGTAAAGAAAATGTTAATCTTTCTTGTAAAATTCTaaagaataatattttgaacAGATTAAAGACATTTAAgaagataataaatttaaaaaaagacagaTTTCAAAAAGACgctaaatataaattagagAAAAAGATCAGCAAAAAATTGAGACTCTTATTAGAAGATATTGTAAAGAGAAGTGAAGGGTATATTTCAAAAGACGAAACGAATGAGACCAAGGAGATGTACGAAATGAGCAGTCTAGATTTTAATTTAGGAAATGCAATTAGTGAAAAATCAGAGACACAATACAAAGACAACTTGGCATTTCCGCATCTTTTCAATGAAGGCAAATGCCATGTAAACAACATGACAAAGAAAGATGAGACAACAAAAGATGACCGAAATATTATAGACAGATTAAAGGATAATACATcagaatataatattaatacaaTAATAAGAAACAAATTAGAtgataaaataacaataaacaaaGTAGAGAAACCAGAttataaaagtaaattACAAAGggtaaataaatttataaaaagcagattagaaaaatttaatagagCCATATTCAGAAATCTGTATAAATCTCTAAAAGGCCTCTACTCGGATATAGTAAAGTTAAATATCTTGACTACTCTAAAGGAACTACAATATTACATCAAAggtaaagaaaaatacaCTAAAAGGGCACCCAATAATACAAAACTGGCTTATGTATTGAAGAAAGGGAATGTAGAATCAGACAGAAGATTCTTACTTATGATAAATGACACGTTGAAAGATATtgagaaatataaagatcCTATAATAGTGAGAATGGGAatacaatttattttagcGAAAAGATATGTAGaagaattaatttatttaaaagatcaaaatgactaaaaaaagaaaaattatttgtcTCTATTCAGgatcttaaaaaaatgaaattgaaagattgtaaaaaaataaaatttgaaatcGTAAATATCTTAGTTAAAGAAATCAAATTGAAagattgtaaaaaaataatatttgaaatCGTAAAATATCTTAGTTAAACCcccaaatttaaaagataaaaaattgcacTTTACAATGTAAAATTCATAAGTTTAAAAAGTTGACTTGACtactttaaaataaacaaaagaaGACATACTTTTTGGCACactatttaaataaagcttaaaaaagagaataaaaattttgcattttttaataagacattttattttacatttttttatttttccctcTTTATGGAATCTCCaaatttagatttataCTTTGACGATgagaatttgtttgttttaagAAACAAAATCTTATACAAATATGACCACACTGCTAATCTAATAGACCAACGCCCATGCGACTACATAatgatcaaaaaatttataaaccACTATTATTTCTATGATGgatcaaatatttataaatcttcCGATTTACATAACAATTTAGAAAACATTActgaaaatttattaaaagacaaaattataatagatTTCTATATCTATAATGATATCTTATATTACATTACTTTGGTAAATGattctttattttacaatgaTATGCCAATAATGGCATATTCTTGgtatgataaatatttattttattctacTAATAATGGTACATATAAAGTAGACTTGGAATCTGATACTCACCAATCTGTAAATGATGTGTCGGCTACATTTATTTGTGCGACAAAAAATGTATTGATTTATTCTagattttctaaaatttatatagaCACCGGTAAAAGTATCAGATCAGTACATAGACATGATAATTCTATTAcaaatttgtttgtaaatGGGAATAATCTTTACGTCATGACTGACGACATTAAACTTAGcattttagatatttataaagataatttaaggaatattaatgaatatattagcactaataagaaaataataagatttAAAGACTACATTGTTTTGCTAAATGAACTAGAATTggtcttttataatatcgAAGAATCAAAagacaatattttatattatttaccaAATACAACAAGTCTAAATATAACAAATGAAGAAGTAGAAGAAATGCATAGCGTCATTATAGAGCCAGTTTATTATCACGATGACAAATTTACTGATATGAAAATGTATAAAGATATTATAATCCTGACTAATAATGAATATATCTGCAGTGTGTATAAAATCAAGAGATCTTTAggcattttttatacgGGGAAAAGTATTTGTGTAGTGTTCAGAAATAGAGTGGAGGTTTATAAAATGATTAATGGGAAATTGACATTTATGAGAAAACTTAAAAGTATAAAACAGCAAATAGACGATATTATAGAGAAAGAAGATGTGTATTACTATGTTTCAGGAAAAAATCTGATTAAAAATGGCCTGATAAATCTGGTAATAGACAcggaatataaaaaataaacaatttataaattaaagacttttcaattttatatataaaaaacaacaaaatatttatttagcataaaaaggaaagaaaatttagaaagcataaaaaataaaatgcaaaataacaacattaaaaaaaacacaaaAGATCAAAGATAAAcaagttttaaatatataaaaagattacAGTTTCCTGTGGTATTGTCATTTGCAAGAAAAATACAAAgtaatcataaaaattgcACTAAACGTTGGTGGGTCAtgtcattttttttcaaaaaatacatattttaaatagtGTATAATACGGCATTAAACATTCTTACAATGCAATAAACACATTTAGTTATAAAGTTTTGACTTTTGAAGATATTTTAAGCGCGTGTATTGGCGTAAAAAATTCGACTCACAATATATAGTTGATAatggcaaaaaaaaatttatttttctagGCATTAAATTAGATGAATGTTCTTTTGTTGCACAAAATTGTCAAGTTTTTTCTTGACAACCTTTGGTAATTTACTTATGTCCTTTACAATCGGCCTTTTAGTCGTAAACGGCGTAGAATTCTTATTGTTCTTTTCATCAACGATaactttaattttatgatgtttctttgtattaaataattgtcGAACAATATCTTCACAGTCTTTATCTGTTGTCAAATCTTTGTCATTATTGACCATGTtcattgtattttttactttataaaattcattaatattagcatattttaatatcgACAACAAATCACGATTTACTAAATATTCCATAAAAGTCCATTCAATCGGGTATTCTGTGAAATGTGGTAGACTAGAAATATACTGTAAAACGAAAGTTTTAAACTCAGCAAAtaattctctttttttaatattattattggCTAGTACattatctaaatttttttttatttgtggattcttacaaaaatttaagaagTATTCTCTAACTGCTTTGTTAAAATGATTATGTTTAATATGGCGAagtttatgttttttttgatccAGGTctgtatttataaaaacattttcatTGGGCGACAATGGAAACGTTTTCTCAATGTTTTTAGTTTGTTCTTTGGCGATGGGAAGGATAGAGTTGCGTACAGTACAAATAtgaacaataaaatataaaaaacaatacatATGGGTATTAATTGTTCGTTaaagtaaattttgttgTGTGTTATGACGCGTTTAAATTCAATGACACTGTATTGAGTAAATAGTTTAATTTAAGGTAAAGGTTATGACCATTTAGAACTCTTTCTATGCTGTTCTAGCAAAATCTATTATTGAGTTTTTTAAGATCTATACTTTACTATCCCAATTCAACTTTTGTCTTCAATAGCTAGTTCTTATAGTCGAAATTTTAACTTAATTTTTCGATAGAAAGACGACTGgtctaaaatattatacttGTGAATTATACCTACAGTTTTTTAAGTCTTTTCGTGAATAAAAATCCATAATTCGAAGAATATCTCGACGaagatacaaaaaattctgTTTATTTTGATTCATACCTCGATTTAAGCTTATACTTTCTATTATTGagtgaaaaaaatttaaaataaagtgCCGCCCGAATAAAATGTTCTTGTTAACGGGGGTTCAGTCATTGCAAAAATctacaaaaaattgatcaattattcataaatttaCGCATTTATATATGAGCTAAGATTCGTATTAAATTGtatcaataataaaatttattttaaagttaTTTACTTACAGATAGTTCTATGATAATGTTTCAAACGTCCATATTGAACCTTTTATGAATGTTCAATCATCTTGTGATtagttaaaatttaatatttgttattttcattattgATAATATCAATGTAATCGATTAACCattcataataaaatattctaatCAGACCAATCTATTGATAAACATAtatgtattaaaaaattatcatagtttactaaaaaatttttatttgaaatgtaaatattattgtttttagatAGTATATTATCAATTATGAATTagtaatttctttttatactaaaaatGCAATCTCTAAtcatattaattaaaaaacattgaaAACATCGAAACATACCataataatatcatattatgcttttttatgtaaaccAAATCCCTCAATTTAAATGAACCATTTGATCTGTTTGTTTATTGTCTCagtaataaataatttaagcTAAAAGAAActaaaatacataaaaaatttacatggGAATTGgacaaaaaatttgttaattataaaagccGTATCACATTCAATGCACATATGTTGTATGATTTTGCGAGTCAATAAAGAACTTTGctacttttaaaatacaaattattaaatctatCTAGGTGTACGTATTCCCGTGATTTTTTTCCCAATTACGCCTAGctcttattaaattataatatgcTAACACAAATAGTATATAAC
The Vairimorpha necatrix chromosome 6, complete sequence DNA segment above includes these coding regions:
- a CDS encoding WD40 repeat domain-containing protein, whose protein sequence is MESPNLDLYFDDENLFVLRNKILYKYDHTANLIDQRPCDYIMIKKFINHYYFYDGSNIYKSSDLHNNLENITENLLKDKIIIDFYIYNDILYYITLVNDSLFYNDMPIMAYSWYDKYLFYSTNNGTYKVDLESDTHQSVNDVSATFICATKNVLIYSRFSKIYIDTGKSIRSVHRHDNSITNLFVNGNNLYVMTDDIKLSILDIYKDNLRNINEYISTNKKIIRFKDYIVLLNELELVFYNIEESKDNILYYLPNTTSLNITNEEVEEMHSVIIEPVYYHDDKFTDMKMYKDIIILTNNEYICSVYKIKRSLGIFYTGKSICVVFRNRVEVYKMINGKLTFMRKLKSIKQQIDDIIEKEDVYYYVSGKNLIKNGLINLVIDTEYKK
- a CDS encoding putative SP-containing protein; this encodes MYCFLYFIVHICTVRNSILPIAKEQTKNIEKTFPLSPNENVFINTDLDQKKHKLRHIKHNHFNKAVREYFLNFCKNPQIKKNLDNVLANNNIKKRELFAEFKTFVLQYISSLPHFTEYPIEWTFMEYLVNRDLLSILKYANINEFYKVKNTMNMVNNDKDLTTDKDCEDIVRQLFNTKKHHKIKVIVDEKNNKNSTPFTTKRPIVKDISKLPKVVKKKLDNFVQQKNIHLI